A window of the Miscanthus floridulus cultivar M001 chromosome 14, ASM1932011v1, whole genome shotgun sequence genome harbors these coding sequences:
- the LOC136504709 gene encoding tetrapyrrole-binding protein, chloroplastic-like, protein MANASLQSFLLPQHHSFASTGGSHDGSPSALLKPSTNTFRLHPNTSRSVTTTSTTNSSAPTPVAPAASAAAEEDSSPAPSLDLLGRQLTAGDYRQADETTRALIIDLAGESARRRGYVFFSEVQFISAEDLRAIDELWKEHSNGKFGYSVQRRLWEKSQRDFTRFFIRVGWMKKLDTEVEQYNYRAFPDEFMWEMKDDTPEGHLPLTNALRGTQLLGNILTHPAFQEENQEDEAAAGAESATTGQTKDDNKGRERPKFMRDFKPDYSF, encoded by the coding sequence ATGGCAAATGCTTCTCTGCAATCCTTTCTTCTCCCCCAACACCATTCTTTCGCCAGCACCGGCGGCAGCCATGACGGTTCCCCGTCTGCCCTGCTCAAGCCCTCCACCAACACCTTCAGGCTCCACCCCAACACCTCCCGCTCGGTGACCACAACCTCGACCACCAACTCGTCAGCTCCGACTCCAGTGGCCCcagcagcatcagcagcagcggAAGAAGACTCGTCACCAGCCCCCTCCCTGGACCTCCTCGGCCGCCAGCTCACGGCGGGGGACTACCGCCAGGCCGACGAGACCACCCGGGCGCTCATCATCGACCTCGCCGGCGAGTCCGCGAGGCGCCGAGGGTACGTCTTCTTCTCCGAGGTCCAGTTCATCTCCGCCGAGGACCTTCGCGCCATTGACGAGCTCTGGAAAGAGCACAGCAATGGCAAGTTCGGGTACAGCGTGCAGCGGCGGCTCTGGGAGAAATCGCAGCGCGACTTCACCCGCTTCTTCATCAGGGTCGGCTGGATGAAGAAGCTGGACACAGAGGTAGAGCAGTACAACTACAGGGCCTTCCCTGACGAGTTCATGTGGGAGATGAAGGATGACACACCTGAGGGGCACCTGCCGCTCACCAATGCCCTCAGGGGCACACAGCTCCTGGGGAACATCCTCACCCACCCGGCCTTCCAGGAGGAGAACCAGGAAGACGAAGCTGCAGCTGGAGCAGAGAGTGCCACCACTGGTCAAACCAAAGATGACAACAAAGGGAGGGAGAGACCAAAGTTCATGAGAGATTTCAAGCCTGATTATTCCTTTTGA
- the LOC136503111 gene encoding uncharacterized protein, whose translation MYLETELRTLQQGDMSMNDYYTKLKQIVDQLRDIDHPVSELSQVLKLLRGLNPRRHYVKPVITSKYPSYSFQSTRSFLILEELSAQHDANAKAGQALAVTHGDNPSGSSNSASTDHKDGSSSSTAP comes from the coding sequence ATGTATCTCGAGACCGAGCTGCGCACCCTGCAGCAAGGCGACATGTCCATGAACGACTACTACACCAAGCTAAAGCAGATCGTGGATCAGCTGCGTGACATCGACCATCCCGTCTCCGAGCTGAGTCAGGTGCTCAAACTCCTCCGCGGCCTCAATCCTCGGCGCCACTATGTCAAGCCGGTGATCACGTCCAAGTATCCGTCGTACTCCTTCCAGAGCACTCGCTCCTTCCTCATCCTCGAGGAGCTCAGCGCTCAGCACGACGCCAACGCCAAAGCTGGCCAAGCCCTTGCCGTGACTCACGGCGACAACCCCAGTGGCTCCTCCAACTCGGCGTCCACCGACCACAAGGATGGGTCTTCTTCCTCCACAGCGCCCTGA